The segment GGCACAGAATGGTTATCGGACGATCATGTGGACCATTGATACCATCGATTGGCAAGATCCTTCACCGGAGACAATTGTGCAACGGGTGGTGGGTCGGGCCCAACCGGGAGCAATCGTCCTCATGCACCCCAAACCCAATACGCTAAAGGCGCTGCCGACGATCATCGATCAGCTTCAATCCCAAGGCTATAAATTAGTCACGGTAACGGAGTTGTTGCAGGAATAAAGGTAACCCTTTAGGGTCGGTAAATCCGATAGGCCCAAAGCGTCGCGCAAAGGAGAAAGGCAACGCTCTTCGCTAAGAAGAAGCGTTGCCTTTTTCGTTGATGTCAGATGTCTACAGCTTTGCGCTGATTATTCGCCAGGAGTTGGGATCCTCTTGCCCCAATCGCCAGAGGGCGATCCCCTTGACACCGTACTTGGTGACGATATCCAGTTTGTGTCCGAGACTAGCTGCGTTTTCAAACCAGATTTCTCGGCCTTGGGCGTTGGCATAGGGTGTCTTGCTTTGCTCATCCCATTGAACTCCACTACCGGTATTGGCGATTCTAACGGCAGATTCGTAATTGACCGTGGCTCCTTTTCCAGGACCACTCCAGGCATAGCCATATCCGGGAACTCCCAGGATTACCTTTTGTCTTGGGATCTGGCTGACCGCGTACTTGACCACCTGCTCTACCCATTGGGCAGAGGCAATGGGCCCTGGGTCGCCACCGGTCCAGTGTTGGTCATAGGCCATGAGGACGACGTAATCGGCATAGCGGCCGATCTGAGCGTAATCGAAGGCACCGGACCAGTTGGAGTTTGGGTCATCGTAGGTCTTGGCGGGAATTGCGACGGTGACCGACAGTCCTTTGGGCCGAAGTTGCTCTGATAATTCTTTAATGAATAGAGTGTAGTAATCCCGATCCCGAGGCGGGACATGTTCAAAGTCGATATTAACCCCCGATACTCCCCAGTTCTCTAGGGTCTTGGTGATGTTAGCGATGGCTCGACTGCGTTGACGGGGGTTTCTCAGCACCGATGAGGCGATCTCGGGACTAAACTTGTGGGTCTTCTGGTCATAATTACTGATTAGAGCTAGGGTCTCTAACTCGGTGTTTTCTCCCACCATTTTCAAAAGGTCCGCCAGTTGGTTTGTGGGAGTAGCGTTGACCACATCGCCCGTCGCGGTGACTGAGAAGGCCCATGGGATCACTTTGGTCATTTGGGTATGATGCCTCTGCAGTGACTGAAGCGAGGAGTTGTTGCTTGTGCCCATGTAATAACCCATCACTTCGTAGTTGCCAGGCTTGAGGGCAGCACCGCTTTGAATCAGCATGCCCGCCACCCAGCCGGTATCACCGGACTCCGTTCTCACCTGATACCAGCCATTGGTCTCATCGAGAATCTCCACGGAGCTTTCCGGCTCCAGCACCGACAGCCGGGTTTGATCCGTTCCGGGACCTTCCCGCAGCGTCGCTGGGGAGTCCTTCACGTAACCGATAGACGTGAAGGTGGTGTCCGGTGGGTTGGTCCCGTTCCAATCGGAGTTGGGAGCATGCCCTCCTAACAAACTAGAAAGATAGAATAGAATTCCAAGGATAGCGACTAAGAATGTTTGAGACATGGCAACCTCCCTTCTCCTTTTCCCGGGAATAGAAATCAGCACTGGGATAAGCAGTGCTTATCTGATAATTTCGACAAAACTGTTCTCAAGCCTGTTGTTAACTTCAGTTCCTGTAGTTAACCTCTGGGTAACATGGAAATATCCCGTTGCAGAAGGAAAGCCTGCTATCAACGGGATCCAGGCCTTTTGAGGAAGACATGCTTCATTATATCAGTTGGATGGTGGTGAACATATCCACTAGATAAGGAAGTAGGGGAGAGAACTGCTAGAGACGGTTACTCCTGACAAGATTGTCAATCTGCGCAGGAGTAACGCAGGGACTGCAGAAATTAGTCTTGTGCGCCTAGAGACGATCCGCGCGGGAGGAAAGAGAGTGTACGAAAAGTCAGTTTTGGACAATGGTATTCAAGTGATCACAGAAAGTATCCCCCATGTACGGTCGGTAACCATCGGTTTTTGGTTTAAGGTTGGCTCGCGAGATGAACCGGCCAGTTTGCAGGGGGTAACCCATTTTATTGAGCACATGTTATTCAAGGGGACTACCACTCGGTCGGCTAAGGAAATTGCCGAAACTATGGATGCCACCGGAGGTAGTCTCAATGCCTTTACATCAAAGGAGCATACCTGCTACTACGCCAAGGTTCTAGACCAGCATCTGCCCTTGGCGGTGGAGCTGATTGCCGATATGGTTCTCAATTCCCGTTTCGATGAGTCAGACTTGGCCAAGGAAAAGGGAGTGATCGCCGAGGAAATCAGTATGTATGAGGATGCTCCCGATGAGTTGGTGCATGATCTGATTCTGGAGGCTGCCTGGGGCAACCATCCCTTAGGTCGAAGCACCTTGGGGACCTATGAATCTATCCAAGGGATGGACCGAAATACTCTATTGGAATTCATGGCCCGCCACTACGCCGCGGATAAGTTAGTGGTTTCCGCTGCCGGGAACCTCTGTCATGATCAGGTGGTGGAACTGGTTGGGAAAGCCTTTGCCTCCTTACCCCTACGGGGAGAGAAGCGGGCCTCTATTGAGATCACCACCGATGCAACGACGGTGGTGCGGTGGAAGGACACAGAACAAGTGCATCTCTGTGTCGGTAACGGCGGCCTAGCCTACTCTCATCCCCATCGGTATCCGATGTATGTGTTGGACACCCTATTTGGTGGAGGAATGAGCTCTCGGCTCTTTCAAGAGTTACGGGAATCCAAGGGTCTAGTGTATTCGGCATACTCGTATCACATGGGCTTCCAGGAGACGGGCCTGTTTACCATCTATGCGGGGACTTCGCCGGAGAACCTAAGCACGGTACTGTCTTTGGTAAGACGGGAGCAGGAACAACTATGTGAAGAGGGTGTTACGGCCCAGGAGCTAGAGCGAGCCAAGGAACAATTAAAAGGCGGATTAATGCTGAGTCTGGAAAGCACCAGCAACCGCATGCATCGCCTGGCGAAGGCCTTGCTATACCAGGAACCGGTGCTCACCGCCGATGAAATCATTGCCCGGATTGAGAACGTGACCAGGGAAGAGGTACAGAACTTGGCCTGCGGAATGTTTGGGCAGGGACAGCCAGCCTTGGCAGCCATCGGTGCGGTAACGGAGCAAGGCCTGGGGGCATCCTTCTTGGCGGCCAATTCATAGTAAGGTGGGAAGTTGTCGTGGACAAGCTTGATGATATCTTTGCCAAACAACGGCAGCTGGACGATTTTTTGATCTCGGAACGGGGACTGGATTTTGATACCCAGGTCTGGGTTCAAAAGGGAGTACTGGCGATGATTTCCGAGTTGGCGGAGTTATTAGACGAAGTGAATTTCAAGTGGTGGAAGAATCCTACACCGGTAAATGAAGATCGGGTAAAAGATGAAATGGTGGATATTCTGCATTTCTTCGTCAGTATGTGCAACAAAATTGGAATGGATAGCCAGGAGCTATATGAAAGATACTTAGCCAAGAACGAAGTTAACTTTAGGCGCCAGCACGGCACCGGCGACAAACCGGGCTATGAGTTACCGGCAGGTCCTAATAAGAATGTTCAGCCGTAGCTCAGATCTGGCAAATATGGTATAATGAAATCGACCCCAGGCTGCCCTTTGAGGTGGTTCTGGGGTGTTGTCTTTTTGCGGAAGATTGGCATCGTGGCTGTTGGTGGTTTGTTGTTGATTGGTTGTCTGGTAGGTTCCGTTGAGCCCATGGAAGCTACCTCGAAGTTGACCGCGGAGTTGGTGGTGGCTCCTGGGCTTCGATCCTCCCCGACCAAGGCAGATGGCATCTGGCAGCAAGCTGCACTGAAATGGGAGAGTTTCGATTCCCAGTGGGCCCTGGGCCTGGAATTGATTGGAGACGGTGATGGGAAGTCGACAGGGCAGTTAACCCGCTGGCGAGGCTCAGCTACCGCCAGTTATATCAATCCCGAATCGGGTCGGGGCGGTGGAGTCCGAGTATTTCACGGTCGGCCCCACTTTAGCACTAGCGATTTACTCCAACTGGTGGAGCGGGGACGCTATAGTGATGATGGATCGGGGTTAGTTGTTTTCGGAAAGGGAAAGACTGCCCAGCTAACGGGGGTCTACGTCGACACCGTGGCCAATATCGGTGACGATGGTTTCTTGGGATTATTGGAGGGTTCCTGGGAAAGGGAACCGGTGCGCCTTCTCGTTGACCTGATTCATCTCCAATCTCAGCCCCGATGGCATGCCCTAGCCTCTCAGCCGGGATATTGGACCTCGATGCAGCAAAGTCTGGCCAGTCTGCAGGTGGGGTACGGGGCGAAGGGCTGGCCCTTTGAGCTGGAGGCGCAAATTGCCGGCGTATATACCCATCGCCTGGAGCGTACCTATCGATATAGGGGAACCGATGGAGCCATTGCCCTCGAGATAGCAGCCAATCCCCGCAGTCGGGTTGCCTCCTTGGGAGGGGTAATGAAGGCCTGCATCACCAGTGACGGATTTCGCTCCGCTTTGGGCAGCAGAGTGACAGCCGAAGGCGCCAACATGGCCTGTGATGGTCGATTATACTGGCGGCCCACCGATACCCTGCGGCTGCAAAGCTATCTATCCTTTGACGGTCGACAAACAGCGCTGGATCTTGAAACATGGAAAAGATATCGCTGGGGAGATCTGCGGATCACCCTTGGCAGCAGCGGGTACCAATTGAGTGGCAGAGTCAGACCGGAGAAGTTTTTCTTGTCCCGGATCGAGGGCACCCTGCAGTATCGGCCTGACAGTGATTATTGGCGATTGCACTACGATCTTACTGCCCGAGATGGAGGGCAGTATGTAGTGGATCTGAGGGGCGATGCCCTGCGGCAGCGAATCGGTTTCGGCTTGCTTTGGGGAAGCAGTTGGTGGGAAGGTATGTATAAGTGGGGGCGCGATCTGGAAGGGGTTTGGCGAATTTGTCTGGAGCGACAGTGGGGAATCGGCAGCTTTTCCGTAGGGTATGGATATGATGATCGTGGTAGACTCGACGTTGGCTGGGGCTATCCACCCCGGGTGGAACTCTCCTACACCCTAAGGTATTAGGCGACTGGGGATAGGACTGGGCAAGGAATCAACCAAAATCCTACCTGTAAGGGGGAGATGGGGCTTTGCGATTTAGCGAGCTTGCCGGCAAGGAAATAATCTCCATCGACGAAGGGGCCCGACTGGGTGTGATTGATGACACTGATTTGGTCATCGACACGGAGTCTGGGCAGATTCGATCGTTATTGATTCGCAATCGGGGCAGCTTCTTTAAGAGAAGGACGCTGGTCTTGGGCTGGTCGGGTATTGAAAAGGTGGGCCATGATTTCGTGATCGTTAACCTATCGGATATGGAAAGCGAAGCGGAGAGTCTCAGGCGAGCGGGAATTGACGTCTAGTCCCTAAGACTTGACAACCTGTCCATCGCTCTGCGACAATACAGATAGTCTAACATGGGATAGATTTCCCTTTCGCGGGAGAGAATTTCCTGTGTTGTAGCCGGGAGGTACCGATAGTGTCATTAACAGTAGCTGTTTGCGGCGCGCTAGGCCGTATGGGAAGGGAAGTCGTCAAGACAATCGCAGCGGCACCGGACCTGGAACTGACAGGAGCTGTGGATCGGGGAGTTGACCAGCCCGTCGATGCCGGTGTGGCAGCGGGGGTAGGTGAGCTGGGGATTACCGTTGTTTCGACTCTAGAGTCTCTAGCCGCGAATCCCCCCGAGATATTAGTGGATTTTACCCAGCCAGACAGTGTCATGGCCAATGCCATTCGCGGCTTGGATATGGGTTCCCACTTGGTGATTGGCACCACTGGCTTGTCCCAGGGAGACCTAAAGCAGCTGGATGAGGCAGCCAGAGCGACGGGGCGAGGGGTCATAGTTGCACCGAACTTTGCCCTGGGAGCTGTGCTGATGATGAACTTCGCAGCCTTGGCGGCTAAGTACTTTCCCGATGTGGAGATCATCGAGTTACACCATGAGCAGAAGAAAGACGCTCCTTCCGGTACTGCGATTAAGACCGCGGAAATGATCCGAGCGGCCCGGGAAGCCAATGGTTTCATTGACGCCTGCTGGGAGAGTTTGCCCGGAGCCAGGGGCGGTGACTTTGATGGAATCAGGATTCACTCCGTTCGCTTGCCCGGTTTTGTTGCCCATCAAGAAGTTATTTTTGGTTTGACCGGCCAGACGCTGACTATCAGGCACGACTCCACCAGTCGAGAGTCCTTTATGCCTGGAGTGTTATTGGCGATTCGGGAGGTCAGCAAGATTGAAGGGTTAATCTACGGGTTGGAGCACCTGCTGCAGCTATAAAGCCTGAAGCCGCCGGCTGAAGCGATGATTTGCTGGCTAGGCCTTTCACCCTATCCCGGTGCCCGCATATACTACTACCATCTGACGGACGTAGGTGGGCAAGGCATTAACCGTGGATGGAGGGAGACCCGTGGAAAGGTTAGACTTGGGGGCCATTACCGTTACCGTAGTTGGCGGTGACGCTAGGGAAGTAGAATTGATTCGTGGCTTGGTGCAGTCGGGGGCAAGGGTACAGGCCGTGGGATTCCCGCCGGGGTTGGTTTCAGATTCGGTGATTGTCTACACCGATCTCTACCAGGCTCTGGCCACAGCCGACGTGGTGGTAGCGCCCATGAGCAACACCGACGTGCACGGTAAAGTGGAGGCGGTAATGGATCCCAGTGTATCTATCCAGTTGGATGAAAGGGCCTTTGCGCGGTTGCGCCCAGGTACCCCGTTGTTCATTGGGAAGGCCAAACCCGTCATCCGCGATTTGGCTGATAAGTATCGGATTCCTGTGATTGAAACCGGCGAAATCGATGAGATAGCGATCCCCAATAGCATTCCTACGGCCGAAGGCGTGCTGATGCTGGCTATGGAGCGGATGCCCATCACCCTACATGGGTCTAGGGTTGTCGTGGTCGGCTTTGGCCGTTGCGGGCTGACCTTGGGACGGATGCTGCAGGGAATTGGTGCCAAGACGACGGTAGTTGCCCGGAGTTTGGCTCAGCTGGCTCGGGCTGCGGAAATGGGTCTTAATATTCTGGAAATAGCTCGCCTCCCGGAGGCGGTGAGTGTCGCGGATTTGGTGGTTAATACCGTGCCGGCACCGGTGCTCACAGGAACAGTCTTAGCAGTGATGCCAAAGGAGGCACTGGTGATCGATATTGCCTCAGCTCCCGGGGGAACGGATTTTGCTGCCGCCAAAGAGCTGGGGATTGAAGCTATCCATGCATTAGGATTACCGGGCAAGGTAGCTCCTAAAACCGCCGGTCTAATTCTAGCTGATACTATCCCCAAACTAATCAGCCAGCTGATGTCCCAGCCCAAGCAACCGACGTCCGAATCCTAGGAGTGGGTGCTGTATGAGCTTGGCTGGAGTAAAGATCGGTTTTGCTTTGACGGGTTCCTTTTGTACCTTTGCTGAAGTGGTGCCCCAGATGGCAGCTCTTAAGGCTGCTGGAGCCGAAATTTGGCCTGTATTGTCGCCGATAGTGCAGTCCACCGATACAAGATTTGGCACAGCCTCAGACTGGAGAAATAAGATTGAGCAGATTGCCGGGAGAAGTAGTATCACTAATATCGTAGAGGCTGAACCCGTTGGCCCTAAGAAGCTGCTGGATTTGGTGGTTGTGGCCCCTTGTACCGGAAACAGCTTAGCTAAGATGGCTAACGGGATTACCGATACCAACGTATTGATGGTGGTAAAATCCCACTTGCGTAATGAGCGACCGGTAGTGGTAGGGGTATCAACCAATGATGGATTGGCTAACAATGCGGACAATATTGGAAAACTATTGAAACGGCGTCATGTATATTTTATCCCCTTCGGGCAAGATGACCCTGAAGGCAAAGCCCGATCCTTGGTTGCGGATTGGTCCAAGTTACTCCCAACCGTTGAAGCGGCACTGGAGGGAAGGCAAATTCAACCTATCCTATTGCGAGGGTAGTTTGAGCTTGCACAAAAATAATGACGGTGCCGGTGGATAAATCTTTAGTAAGGAGAATGAAGCCAAAATGTCGATGAATGTTGCAGTTTTGGGTGCGACCGGCGCCGTCGGTACAGAGTTACTCAATCTCTTAGCTGAGCGGAATTTCCCGGTAGGGAAGCTAAAATTGCTAGCTTCGGCCCGGTCTGCCGGTCGTAGGATCCAGGCCCTTGGGCGAGAGATTGTAGTGGAAGAAGTTTCTGAAGCAGCCTTTGCCGATGTGGATATTGCCTTTTTTGCTGCCGGGGGAGAAGTCAGCAAGCAATGGGCTCCTGTGGCCGTTAAGCAGGGGACCGTGGTCGTCGATAACAGCAGTGCCTTTCGGATGGATCCCCAGGTGCCTCTGGTAGTGCCGGAGGTTAATGCCCAGGACATCAAAACCCAAAAGGGTATCATCGCTAATCCCAACTGTTCAACGATTATTATGGCGGTGGCTTTGGAACCGATTCACCGGGCGGTGGGAATTGAGCGGGTGGTTGTCTCTACCTACCAGGCAGTTTCCGGGGTGGGAGCCAGAGCCATTACGGAGTTGGAGCAACAGACTCGAGCTGTTCTCAACGGTGAGGAGCCGGTGATGGAGTGTTTTCCGGGAACAAGCGCTAAGAAGCATTATCTGATGGCTTTTAATCTCATTCCCCAGATTGATTCCTTCTTAGAGGATGGCTATACCAAAGAAGAAGTGAAGATGATTGACGAGACTCGGAAGATTTTCCATGAGCCAGAGATGAGAATTACTGCGACTACGGTGCGGGTTCCGGTATATCGTTGCCATTCGGAGTCAATCAACTTGGAGTTGAAGGGTGAACTCTCTGTTGCCGAAGCACAGAGGATTTTGGCGGAGTCTCCTGGGATAGTCGTTGTCGATAATCCCGAGGAACAAGAGTATCCCATGCCCTTAGACGTAACGGGTAAGGATGAAATTTACGTGGGTCGGATTCGTGTCGATCAGTCGATTCCTCACGGACTAAATCTTTGGGTAGTGGGGGACCAGATTCGAAAGGGAGCAGCGCTGAACGCAGTTCAAATCGCGGAACAGTTGTTGTAGGCATACCGGACTTCCCACCGGCCAAGGGGGAACGAAAGTGAATATTGTTGTCCAAAAGTTTGGGGGAACTTCCGTCGCCGATCACAAGGATCGCCGGCGGGCGGTCCAGTGTGTGCTGCAGGCAGTACAGCAAGGTGAGTCTCCCGTGGTGGTGGTCTCAGCCATGGGACGTTCGGGAGATCCCTATGCCACTGATACTCTGGTGCAGTTGATGCAGGCCGAGGGGGATACCCTGTGTGAGCGGGAACTCGATATGTTGATGGCCTGCGGAGAGTTGATTAGCTCTGCCATCGTCGCACAAGCTATTACCGCTGCCGGGCATCGGGCCGTCGCCTTGAGCGGCGGGCAAGCGGGAATCATTACCGATGATAGCTTTGGCGAGGCCAAGATTCTGGAAGTGAGAAGCCAGCGTCTGATAGAACTGATACAGTCCGGTCGGATCCCGGTGGTGGCGGGGTTTCAAGGGGCAACCCTGCAGGGAGATATTACCACCCTCGGCCGGGGCGGCAGTGATACCACCGCTACAGCCTTAGCCGTCGCGCTCAAGGCAAAGCGGGTGGAAATCTACACCGATGTGGCTGGGATCATGACCGCGGATCCGAGACTAGAACCCAGGGCTAGGCGCCTTGATAGCCTAACTTACCAAGAGGTGGCGGAACTTGCCCATTTAGGAGCGAAGGTGGTTCATCCTAGAGCGGTGGAGATCGCGGCAGAAGGGGACATTCCCATCTATGTTCGGTCATTGTATTCCGATGATCCGGGCACGGTGATTGCTTCTCGCCGCAGTCAGCCGATTCCAATCTACAGCGACAAAGTAGTGACTGGTATTGCCCATGTGAGCAACTTGGCCCATGTTGAAATTTACACCGATGGCGATTTCAACGATGGCTTGGCCATTCGCTTGTTTGAGGCGGTGGCCGGTGCGAATATTAGTATTGACGTGATTTATATGTCTCCCACATTGATCGCCTTCAATGTTCATGATAGTCAAGCCGATGACTTGGTTGAAATCCTTCAGGGTTTGGGGCTATCTGGGCAGTTTACAGTGGAAACCGGCTATGCCAAGGTTTCTGCCGTGGGGGCCGGAATGCGAGGAGTACCAGGCGTTATGTATCGGATCGTTAACGCGCTACACCGTTACGGCTGTAGTGTCTTTCAGACCACCGACTCACATGCTAACATCTCCTGTCTTGTCAAGGAATCCCGAATACAAGACGCAGTCCGGGCCTTGCATGAGGAGTTTGAGTTGGGTATGTAATGGAAACGGTCAGAAGGCGTGAGACTAGTTTTTGCAGGATTTGGTATCAGATCAGGGAATAATTTATTGGTGATAGTTCATGTCGCAAGCGTGTGATAGGGGTGGATTCCGTGAATAGCGGTTTTGGCACAGTAATAACTGCGATGATAACTCCGATGCTGGATGACTATAGTGTTGACTATCAGGGGGCGGCTGAGCTAGCTGAGCACTTGATTGAAAATGGTTCCGATGGCCTAGTAGTGGCGGGGACCACTGGCGAGTCGCCTACCCTCAGCGACGAGGAAAAGGTCAAGCTTTTTGCTACTGTGGTTGAGTCCGTTGGTGGCAAGGTTCCAGTGATCGCCGGTACCGGTTCCAATAACACTGCCCATACTATCGAGTTAACTAAGCAGGCAGAAAAGGTTGGCGTAGATGGAGTTATGTTAGTAACTCCATACTACAACAAACCCTCCCAGGGGGGAATTTTGCAGCACTTTAAGACGGTTGTGGAAAATACTCGGCTCCCGGTAATGATCTACAATATTCCCGGCCGAACAGGGGTTAATATAACTGCAGATACCATGGTGGAATTGTCTAAGCTGCGCAACGTAGTGGCGATCAAGGAAGCCAGTGGAAGTCTTGACCAAATTGGAGAAGTTATTCGTCGCGTCGGTCGAGACGTCAAGGTCTATAGTGGAGACGATAGCCTGACTCTGCCGGTTATGGCTATTGGTGGAGACGGGGTAGTTAGTGTGGCATCCCATGTAGTTGGTCTGAGAATGCGGGCCATGATTGATGCCTATAATAGCGGTAGAGATAAAGAAGCGGCAGACCTGCATCTAGAGATGCTTCCTTTGTTTAAGAATTTGTTCATTACCAGCAACCCTGTGCCGGTAAAAACCGCCCTGAGTATGCTGGGATTACCCGCGGGACCAGTGCGACTTCCCTTAGTGTCTGCAACGGAAGAAGAGGTTGCCATTATCAAGCAAACACTGCAGAACTTGAATTTGGTCTAGTCAGACGCGAGGGGTCGAATCCCAATATTGGATAGTAGCAATGGGCTGTCCGTAGAGGCAGCCTTTTTTGTTGAACAGTGTTGGTGGTTTTCCCACCGTGGAGGAGGGGAATACTGGAACCAGGGATTTCTGTTCGACTTTTTCATCATTACTATGGTAAGACACGGGACGGTAGGTGTCGGATTATCTTGGAGGTGAAGGTTTTTTGTCTAAGGAAAAAAGACTTGCCGTCATCCCCCTTGGGGGTTTGGGGGAAATCGGCAAGAACATGACAGTAGTAGAGTACGGTGATGATTTGATCATCATCGATGCGGGTGTGATGTTTCCGGAAAATGAGATGTTGGGAATCGACTATGTGATTCCCGATATGACTTATATCCGGGAAAATAAGGATCGGGTTAGGGCGATTTTGTTGACCCATGGCCATGAAGATCACATCGGCGGCGTTCCCTACTTGCTGAATGAAGTGAATGCCCCTATTTATGGCACTCGCTTGACCCT is part of the Bacillota bacterium genome and harbors:
- a CDS encoding polysaccharide deacetylase — its product is AQNGYRTIMWTIDTIDWQDPSPETIVQRVVGRAQPGAIVLMHPKPNTLKALPTIIDQLQSQGYKLVTVTELLQE
- a CDS encoding SH3 domain-containing protein, producing the protein MSQTFLVAILGILFYLSSLLGGHAPNSDWNGTNPPDTTFTSIGYVKDSPATLREGPGTDQTRLSVLEPESSVEILDETNGWYQVRTESGDTGWVAGMLIQSGAALKPGNYEVMGYYMGTSNNSSLQSLQRHHTQMTKVIPWAFSVTATGDVVNATPTNQLADLLKMVGENTELETLALISNYDQKTHKFSPEIASSVLRNPRQRSRAIANITKTLENWGVSGVNIDFEHVPPRDRDYYTLFIKELSEQLRPKGLSVTVAIPAKTYDDPNSNWSGAFDYAQIGRYADYVVLMAYDQHWTGGDPGPIASAQWVEQVVKYAVSQIPRQKVILGVPGYGYAWSGPGKGATVNYESAVRIANTGSGVQWDEQSKTPYANAQGREIWFENAASLGHKLDIVTKYGVKGIALWRLGQEDPNSWRIISAKL
- a CDS encoding insulinase family protein, which gives rise to MYEKSVLDNGIQVITESIPHVRSVTIGFWFKVGSRDEPASLQGVTHFIEHMLFKGTTTRSAKEIAETMDATGGSLNAFTSKEHTCYYAKVLDQHLPLAVELIADMVLNSRFDESDLAKEKGVIAEEISMYEDAPDELVHDLILEAAWGNHPLGRSTLGTYESIQGMDRNTLLEFMARHYAADKLVVSAAGNLCHDQVVELVGKAFASLPLRGEKRASIEITTDATTVVRWKDTEQVHLCVGNGGLAYSHPHRYPMYVLDTLFGGGMSSRLFQELRESKGLVYSAYSYHMGFQETGLFTIYAGTSPENLSTVLSLVRREQEQLCEEGVTAQELERAKEQLKGGLMLSLESTSNRMHRLAKALLYQEPVLTADEIIARIENVTREEVQNLACGMFGQGQPALAAIGAVTEQGLGASFLAANS
- a CDS encoding dUTPase; the protein is MLLGGQFIVRWEVVVDKLDDIFAKQRQLDDFLISERGLDFDTQVWVQKGVLAMISELAELLDEVNFKWWKNPTPVNEDRVKDEMVDILHFFVSMCNKIGMDSQELYERYLAKNEVNFRRQHGTGDKPGYELPAGPNKNVQP
- a CDS encoding YlmC/YmxH family sporulation protein, yielding MRFSELAGKEIISIDEGARLGVIDDTDLVIDTESGQIRSLLIRNRGSFFKRRTLVLGWSGIEKVGHDFVIVNLSDMESEAESLRRAGIDV
- a CDS encoding 4-hydroxy-tetrahydrodipicolinate reductase, coding for MSLTVAVCGALGRMGREVVKTIAAAPDLELTGAVDRGVDQPVDAGVAAGVGELGITVVSTLESLAANPPEILVDFTQPDSVMANAIRGLDMGSHLVIGTTGLSQGDLKQLDEAARATGRGVIVAPNFALGAVLMMNFAALAAKYFPDVEIIELHHEQKKDAPSGTAIKTAEMIRAAREANGFIDACWESLPGARGGDFDGIRIHSVRLPGFVAHQEVIFGLTGQTLTIRHDSTSRESFMPGVLLAIREVSKIEGLIYGLEHLLQL
- the dpsA gene encoding dipicolinate synthase subunit DpsA, with the protein product MERLDLGAITVTVVGGDAREVELIRGLVQSGARVQAVGFPPGLVSDSVIVYTDLYQALATADVVVAPMSNTDVHGKVEAVMDPSVSIQLDERAFARLRPGTPLFIGKAKPVIRDLADKYRIPVIETGEIDEIAIPNSIPTAEGVLMLAMERMPITLHGSRVVVVGFGRCGLTLGRMLQGIGAKTTVVARSLAQLARAAEMGLNILEIARLPEAVSVADLVVNTVPAPVLTGTVLAVMPKEALVIDIASAPGGTDFAAAKELGIEAIHALGLPGKVAPKTAGLILADTIPKLISQLMSQPKQPTSES
- a CDS encoding dipicolinate synthase subunit B; protein product: MSLAGVKIGFALTGSFCTFAEVVPQMAALKAAGAEIWPVLSPIVQSTDTRFGTASDWRNKIEQIAGRSSITNIVEAEPVGPKKLLDLVVVAPCTGNSLAKMANGITDTNVLMVVKSHLRNERPVVVGVSTNDGLANNADNIGKLLKRRHVYFIPFGQDDPEGKARSLVADWSKLLPTVEAALEGRQIQPILLRG
- a CDS encoding aspartate-semialdehyde dehydrogenase, with the protein product MSMNVAVLGATGAVGTELLNLLAERNFPVGKLKLLASARSAGRRIQALGREIVVEEVSEAAFADVDIAFFAAGGEVSKQWAPVAVKQGTVVVDNSSAFRMDPQVPLVVPEVNAQDIKTQKGIIANPNCSTIIMAVALEPIHRAVGIERVVVSTYQAVSGVGARAITELEQQTRAVLNGEEPVMECFPGTSAKKHYLMAFNLIPQIDSFLEDGYTKEEVKMIDETRKIFHEPEMRITATTVRVPVYRCHSESINLELKGELSVAEAQRILAESPGIVVVDNPEEQEYPMPLDVTGKDEIYVGRIRVDQSIPHGLNLWVVGDQIRKGAALNAVQIAEQLL
- the dapG gene encoding aspartate kinase, which encodes MNIVVQKFGGTSVADHKDRRRAVQCVLQAVQQGESPVVVVSAMGRSGDPYATDTLVQLMQAEGDTLCERELDMLMACGELISSAIVAQAITAAGHRAVALSGGQAGIITDDSFGEAKILEVRSQRLIELIQSGRIPVVAGFQGATLQGDITTLGRGGSDTTATALAVALKAKRVEIYTDVAGIMTADPRLEPRARRLDSLTYQEVAELAHLGAKVVHPRAVEIAAEGDIPIYVRSLYSDDPGTVIASRRSQPIPIYSDKVVTGIAHVSNLAHVEIYTDGDFNDGLAIRLFEAVAGANISIDVIYMSPTLIAFNVHDSQADDLVEILQGLGLSGQFTVETGYAKVSAVGAGMRGVPGVMYRIVNALHRYGCSVFQTTDSHANISCLVKESRIQDAVRALHEEFELGM
- the dapA gene encoding 4-hydroxy-tetrahydrodipicolinate synthase gives rise to the protein MNSGFGTVITAMITPMLDDYSVDYQGAAELAEHLIENGSDGLVVAGTTGESPTLSDEEKVKLFATVVESVGGKVPVIAGTGSNNTAHTIELTKQAEKVGVDGVMLVTPYYNKPSQGGILQHFKTVVENTRLPVMIYNIPGRTGVNITADTMVELSKLRNVVAIKEASGSLDQIGEVIRRVGRDVKVYSGDDSLTLPVMAIGGDGVVSVASHVVGLRMRAMIDAYNSGRDKEAADLHLEMLPLFKNLFITSNPVPVKTALSMLGLPAGPVRLPLVSATEEEVAIIKQTLQNLNLV